In one window of Kitasatospora sp. MMS16-BH015 DNA:
- a CDS encoding catalase translates to MSDAHVPYTTNNAGVPVESDSDSLTAGAVGPILLHDHYLIEKMAQFNRERVPERVVHAKGGGAYGVFETTGDVSAYTKADLFQPGKSCEMLARFSTVAGELGTPDSWRDPRGFALKFYTEQGNYDLVGNNTPVFFVRDPIKFQDFIRSQKRRPDTHLRDNDMQWDFWTLTPESAHQVTWLMGDRGIPKTWRHMNGYGSHTYQWVNAAGERFWVKYHFKTDQGIEFLTQADADHLAGVDPDAHLRDLYTAIERGEHPSWTLQVQIMPYEEAWSYRFNPFDLTKVWPHADYPPIEVGRMTLNRNPDNYHVHIEQAAFEPSNLVPGIGVSPDKMLLGRIFSYPDTHRYRIGPNYAQLPPNRAHVPVHSYSKDGPMRFDASRATTPYAPNSHGGPAAQPELWGAPLGWDVQGQMVREAYPLHAEDDDWGQAGTLVRQVMDDAARERLVANVSGHLLNGVSAPVLERAFQYWRNIDKETGDRIAARVKG, encoded by the coding sequence ATGTCCGATGCACACGTGCCGTACACCACCAACAACGCCGGTGTCCCGGTCGAGAGCGACTCGGATTCGCTGACCGCCGGCGCCGTCGGCCCGATCCTGCTGCACGACCACTACCTGATCGAGAAGATGGCGCAGTTCAACCGCGAACGCGTCCCCGAGCGGGTCGTCCACGCCAAGGGGGGCGGCGCGTACGGCGTCTTCGAGACCACCGGGGACGTCTCCGCCTACACCAAGGCGGATCTCTTCCAGCCCGGCAAGAGCTGCGAGATGCTGGCCCGGTTCTCCACCGTGGCGGGCGAGTTGGGCACCCCGGACAGCTGGCGCGACCCGCGCGGCTTCGCGCTGAAGTTCTACACCGAGCAGGGCAACTACGACCTGGTCGGCAACAACACCCCGGTCTTCTTCGTCCGTGACCCGATCAAGTTCCAGGACTTCATCCGCTCGCAGAAGCGCCGCCCCGACACCCACCTGCGCGACAACGACATGCAGTGGGACTTCTGGACGCTCACCCCCGAATCCGCCCACCAGGTCACCTGGTTGATGGGCGACCGGGGCATCCCGAAGACCTGGCGGCACATGAACGGCTACGGCTCGCACACCTACCAGTGGGTCAACGCGGCCGGCGAGCGGTTCTGGGTCAAGTACCACTTCAAGACCGACCAGGGCATCGAGTTCCTCACCCAGGCCGATGCCGACCACCTCGCCGGAGTAGACCCGGACGCCCACCTGCGGGACCTCTACACCGCCATCGAGCGTGGCGAGCACCCGAGTTGGACACTCCAGGTGCAGATCATGCCGTACGAGGAGGCCTGGAGCTACCGCTTCAACCCCTTCGACCTGACCAAGGTCTGGCCGCACGCGGACTACCCGCCGATCGAGGTCGGGCGGATGACGCTCAACCGCAACCCCGACAACTACCACGTGCACATCGAGCAGGCCGCCTTCGAGCCCTCCAACCTGGTGCCCGGCATCGGTGTCTCGCCGGACAAGATGCTGCTCGGGCGGATCTTCTCCTACCCGGACACCCACCGCTACCGGATCGGGCCCAACTACGCCCAGCTGCCGCCGAACCGGGCGCACGTGCCGGTGCACTCCTACAGCAAGGACGGCCCGATGCGCTTCGACGCCTCCCGGGCCACCACGCCGTACGCGCCCAACTCCCACGGCGGCCCGGCGGCCCAGCCGGAGCTCTGGGGCGCGCCGCTCGGCTGGGACGTGCAGGGGCAGATGGTGCGCGAGGCCTACCCGCTGCACGCCGAGGACGACGACTGGGGGCAGGCCGGCACGCTGGTCCGCCAGGTGATGGACGACGCGGCCCGCGAGCGGCTGGTCGCCAACGTCTCCGGGCACCTGCTGAACGGGGTCTCCGCCCCGGTCCTGGAGCGGGCCTTCCAGTACTGGCGCAACATCGACAAGGAGACCGGCGACCGGATCGCCGCCCGGGTCAAGGGGTAG
- a CDS encoding Ku protein produces MARPIWTGILSFGLVTVPVGVYAATEDHSLHFRQLERGTSDRVRNLRVNERTGKEVGYGDIVKGYEIAEGEYVVLEPAELDELSPGRAKTIEISGFVELARVDPIFFDKTYYLGPRGKEYAKVYALLRRALAETGRAGVANFAMRGKQYLAAVRAEGDLLVLQTMHYADEVRDPRREVDNLPGAGEDAAPREQEVAAARQLIEALSVEWDPAAYHDTYAEQVRALVEAKLSGEDTVRAAPAPESTNVVDLMDVLQRSLSAAAPGTAGTAGAEGTAEAEEEPGAKGEPKVKGAKAKGEKAKAKRGAAGPELGELTKAELYKLATEQGIAGRSSMNRDELQAALEAARPRHLRAVS; encoded by the coding sequence ATGGCCCGACCGATCTGGACCGGGATTCTGAGCTTCGGGCTGGTCACCGTGCCCGTGGGCGTCTACGCCGCCACCGAGGACCACTCGCTGCACTTCCGGCAGCTGGAACGCGGCACCTCCGACCGGGTGCGGAACCTGCGGGTCAACGAGCGCACCGGCAAGGAGGTCGGCTACGGCGACATCGTCAAGGGCTACGAGATCGCCGAGGGCGAGTACGTGGTGCTCGAGCCCGCCGAGCTGGACGAACTATCGCCCGGGCGGGCCAAGACCATCGAGATCAGCGGCTTCGTGGAGCTCGCCCGGGTGGACCCGATCTTCTTCGACAAGACCTACTACCTCGGCCCGCGCGGCAAGGAGTACGCGAAGGTGTACGCGCTGCTCCGGCGCGCCCTGGCCGAGACCGGGCGGGCGGGGGTGGCGAACTTCGCGATGCGGGGCAAGCAGTACCTGGCGGCCGTGCGGGCGGAGGGCGACCTGCTGGTGTTGCAGACCATGCACTACGCGGACGAGGTCCGCGACCCCCGGCGTGAGGTGGACAATCTGCCGGGGGCCGGCGAGGACGCCGCCCCGCGCGAGCAAGAGGTGGCGGCGGCACGGCAGTTGATCGAGGCACTGAGCGTGGAGTGGGATCCGGCGGCGTACCACGACACCTATGCGGAGCAGGTGCGGGCACTGGTGGAGGCCAAGCTGAGTGGCGAGGACACCGTGCGGGCCGCCCCGGCGCCGGAGTCCACCAACGTGGTGGACCTGATGGACGTGTTGCAGCGGAGCCTCAGCGCAGCGGCCCCGGGGACTGCGGGGACCGCGGGGGCGGAGGGTACGGCGGAGGCAGAGGAGGAGCCCGGGGCGAAGGGGGAGCCCAAGGTGAAGGGGGCGAAGGCGAAGGGGGAGAAGGCGAAGGCGAAGCGGGGGGCCGCCGGGCCGGAGCTGGGGGAGCTGACCAAGGCGGAGTTGTACAAGCTGGCCACCGAGCAGGGCATCGCGGGGCGGTCCTCGATGAACCGGGACGAGCTGCAGGCCGCCCTGGAGGCGGCCCGGCCGAGGCACCTGCGGGCGGTGTCCTGA
- a CDS encoding phosphotransferase family protein: protein MSDDRPADPPGLDLAGVRAHLDAELPGLVRGPLTARLLEGGRSNLTYLIEDGHSRWVLRRPPLGHVLATAHDMAREHRVQSALHPTGFPVPRPLLLVEDPAVTGAPCYLMEYVEGTPHRDAAALAALGEPRVHALGLHLTETLVRLHAIDPAAAGLADFGRPEGFLERQLRRWSKQLDASRSRELPGLDELRERLAESLPTSPTPTLVHGDYRLDNVLVGPDDRIQAVLDWEMSTLGDPLTDLGLLVMYTELARQYDGILPGAALAPGFPTTAELVAHYAKGSGRDVAALGWYVGFASFKLAVVLEGIHYRYGQGGTVGAGFDRVGELVPLFVRFGLTSLKEH, encoded by the coding sequence ATGAGTGACGACCGCCCCGCCGACCCGCCCGGCCTGGACCTCGCCGGGGTCCGGGCCCACCTGGACGCCGAGCTCCCCGGCCTGGTGCGCGGGCCGCTCACCGCCCGGCTGCTCGAGGGCGGCCGGTCGAACCTCACCTACCTGATCGAGGACGGCCACTCCCGCTGGGTGCTCCGGCGCCCGCCGCTCGGCCACGTACTCGCCACCGCCCACGACATGGCCCGCGAGCACCGGGTGCAGAGCGCCCTCCACCCCACCGGCTTCCCGGTGCCCCGCCCCCTGCTGCTGGTCGAGGACCCGGCCGTCACCGGCGCACCCTGCTATCTGATGGAGTACGTCGAGGGCACCCCGCACCGGGACGCCGCCGCGCTGGCCGCCCTCGGCGAGCCGCGGGTGCACGCGCTCGGCCTGCACCTGACCGAGACCCTGGTCCGGCTGCACGCGATCGACCCGGCCGCCGCCGGGCTGGCCGACTTCGGCCGACCCGAGGGCTTCCTGGAGCGGCAACTGCGCCGCTGGAGCAAGCAGTTGGACGCCAGTCGGAGCCGCGAGCTGCCCGGCCTGGACGAGCTGCGCGAACGGCTGGCCGAGTCGCTGCCCACCTCCCCCACGCCCACCCTGGTGCACGGCGACTACCGGCTGGACAACGTGCTGGTCGGCCCGGACGACCGGATCCAGGCCGTGCTCGACTGGGAGATGTCCACCCTCGGCGACCCGCTCACCGACCTCGGCCTGCTGGTGATGTACACCGAGCTGGCCCGCCAGTACGACGGCATCCTGCCCGGCGCTGCGCTCGCCCCCGGCTTCCCCACCACCGCCGAGCTGGTCGCCCACTACGCCAAGGGATCCGGCCGGGACGTGGCCGCGCTCGGCTGGTACGTCGGCTTCGCCTCGTTCAAGCTCGCCGTGGTGCTCGAAGGCATCCACTACCGGTACGGCCAGGGCGGCACGGTCGGTGCGGGCTTCGACCGGGTCGGCGAACTCGTGCCGCTCTTCGTCCGGTTCGGCCTCACCTCGCTGAAGGAGCACTGA
- a CDS encoding DUF6158 family protein: MSQPTTVDRSAGIPPDALHNDVLLRELAQLHRTRHETFLYGSEEALRRHTLRTGQLEAEFVRRFPYRQVAATRTRSGARAREAATQIASHP, from the coding sequence ATGTCGCAGCCCACCACCGTCGACCGCTCGGCCGGCATCCCGCCCGATGCCCTGCACAACGACGTCCTGCTGCGCGAGCTGGCCCAGCTCCACCGCACCCGCCACGAGACCTTCCTCTACGGCTCCGAAGAGGCCCTCCGCCGCCACACCCTGCGCACCGGCCAGCTCGAAGCCGAGTTCGTCCGCCGCTTCCCCTACCGCCAGGTCGCCGCCACCCGCACCCGCAGCGGCGCCCGCGCCCGCGAAGCCGCCACCCAGATCGCCTCACACCCGTAA
- a CDS encoding PHP domain-containing protein, protein MDPVRALERTAFLLERAQASPYRAQAFRHAAEAVRAHLAEQERPDLAELAAHATALPGVGATTAKVIAEAVGGRVPAYLAELEQQAEEPLAVGGEELVAALRGDCHLHSDWSDGGSPIAVMARTAKELGHEWAVLTDHSPRLTVAHGLSPERLRRQLEVVAELRAELAPFRLLTGIECDILEDGALDQEDGLLGQLDVVVASVHSKLRMDPMLMTRRLLAAVRNPHTDVLGHCTGRLLGDKPRPQSRFDAAKVFAACAESGTAVEINCRPERRDPPGELIALAVEAGCLFSVDTDAHAPGQLDWQAYGCARAAKAGIPAERIVTTWSERELLDWTGR, encoded by the coding sequence ATGGACCCCGTTCGGGCGTTGGAACGGACCGCGTTCCTGCTGGAGCGCGCGCAGGCCTCGCCGTACCGGGCGCAGGCCTTCCGGCACGCCGCCGAGGCCGTCCGGGCCCACCTGGCGGAGCAGGAGCGGCCCGACCTGGCGGAGCTGGCCGCGCACGCGACGGCGCTGCCCGGGGTCGGGGCGACCACGGCGAAGGTGATCGCGGAGGCGGTCGGCGGCCGGGTGCCGGCCTATCTGGCCGAGCTGGAGCAGCAGGCCGAGGAGCCGCTGGCCGTCGGTGGGGAGGAACTGGTCGCGGCGCTGCGCGGCGACTGCCACCTGCACTCGGACTGGTCGGACGGCGGCAGCCCGATCGCCGTGATGGCCCGCACCGCCAAGGAGCTCGGCCACGAGTGGGCCGTGCTCACCGACCACTCGCCCCGGCTGACCGTGGCGCACGGGCTGAGCCCGGAGCGGCTGCGGCGGCAGCTGGAGGTGGTGGCGGAGCTGCGGGCCGAGCTCGCGCCGTTCCGGCTGCTCACCGGGATCGAGTGCGACATCCTGGAGGACGGCGCCCTGGACCAGGAGGACGGGCTGCTGGGGCAGTTGGACGTGGTGGTGGCCTCGGTGCACTCCAAGCTGCGGATGGATCCGATGCTGATGACCAGGCGGCTGCTGGCCGCCGTGCGCAACCCGCACACCGATGTGCTCGGCCACTGCACCGGGCGGCTGCTGGGCGACAAGCCCCGGCCGCAGTCACGGTTCGACGCCGCCAAGGTGTTCGCCGCCTGCGCCGAGAGCGGGACGGCCGTGGAGATCAACTGTCGGCCCGAACGGCGTGACCCGCCCGGCGAGTTGATCGCGCTGGCGGTGGAGGCGGGGTGCCTGTTCTCGGTGGACACCGATGCCCACGCGCCCGGGCAGCTCGACTGGCAGGCGTACGGGTGCGCGCGGGCGGCGAAGGCCGGGATCCCGGCGGAGCGGATCGTCACCACCTGGAGCGAACGGGAGTTGCTCGACTGGACGGGTCGGTGA
- the ligD gene encoding non-homologous end-joining DNA ligase, whose amino-acid sequence MTITEVDGRQLRLTHLDRVLYPETGWTKAAALRYYALVAPKLLPHLAGRPASFLRFPGGVAEQRFWAKHLPAGAPDWLTTMQVTHSEGELEQVVVADLPTLIWAANLGALELHVPQWREDPAEHDRLVVDLDPGPGMSVVECCAVALLARELLVADGLTVWPKTSGAKGLHLAVPLRPTPARTAGAYARELAARLRVAHPGLVVDRMERRLRTGRVFVDWSQNNSAKTTAAPYSLRAGRVPGVSTPLEWAEVAACRSAEQLAFTPEQVAERAGDPWAGVLEEANWGRL is encoded by the coding sequence GTGACCATCACGGAGGTGGACGGCAGGCAGCTCCGGCTGACCCATCTGGACCGAGTGCTCTACCCCGAGACCGGGTGGACCAAGGCCGCCGCGCTGCGCTACTACGCCCTGGTGGCACCGAAGTTGCTGCCGCACCTGGCTGGGCGGCCGGCCTCCTTCCTGCGCTTCCCGGGTGGGGTGGCGGAGCAGCGGTTCTGGGCCAAGCACCTGCCGGCGGGGGCTCCGGACTGGCTGACTACGATGCAAGTGACGCACAGCGAGGGCGAGTTGGAGCAGGTGGTGGTGGCCGATCTGCCCACCCTGATCTGGGCGGCCAATCTCGGCGCGCTGGAGCTGCACGTGCCGCAGTGGCGGGAGGACCCGGCCGAGCACGACCGGCTGGTGGTCGACCTGGATCCGGGGCCCGGGATGTCGGTGGTGGAGTGCTGCGCGGTGGCCCTGCTGGCCAGGGAGTTGCTGGTGGCGGACGGGCTGACCGTCTGGCCGAAGACCTCCGGGGCGAAGGGTCTGCACCTGGCGGTGCCGCTGCGGCCGACTCCGGCGCGGACGGCCGGGGCGTACGCGCGGGAGCTGGCCGCCCGGCTGCGGGTGGCGCACCCCGGGTTGGTGGTGGACCGGATGGAGCGGCGGCTGCGGACGGGCCGGGTCTTCGTGGACTGGTCGCAGAACAACAGCGCCAAGACCACGGCCGCGCCGTACTCGTTGCGGGCCGGGCGGGTGCCGGGCGTGTCCACCCCGCTGGAGTGGGCCGAGGTGGCGGCCTGCCGGAGTGCGGAGCAGCTGGCCTTCACCCCGGAGCAGGTGGCCGAGCGGGCCGGTGACCCGTGGGCCGGGGTGCTGGAGGAGGCCAACTGGGGTCGGCTGTAA
- the lanL gene encoding class IV lanthionine synthetase LanL yields the protein MTPSYREIAARVLNEMSTAPGWRLREDETWCFATPPDRPRRAQGWKLHLSTTPDSAPRLLAEATRVLVAAGCAFKFAVTPQVAAELNGVRAVRGQSGKFLTAYPAEDDQLRRLADQLHRATLGLAGAAILSDRRYLPDSAVHYRYGCFAPPHELSDEGFYEGRLRAPDGSSEPDQRNPWFSPPGWAPLPFEHHGTAARPGGPVRLADRYLVHSAIRHSNRGGVYRARDELTGEEVLLKEARPHVGAEPGGRDARSWLRHEAEVLAALAPRRVAPAPREVFESGGHVFLVEDYIDGVSLQRWAADRARQCGGRIPAPELRRLALALAGLIHEVHSAGYVLRDFKPGNVVMAADGTPVLVDLEAAVRPGAPARVTGTRGFTDPAYLEAADRAATPTPPAPGPEADCYALGATLLHVATGINPVLAPDTPPSRPTAERLAALVRTATPAFPALRSLGPLILGLTADRPTRWTLTQATAHLTATPVPRPAPPSSTGLPALLHHADRLLTDGLAELAATLTPEAEYLWARPRALPPGDPCNVQMGAAGILAVLDRAVRCGHTAAEPTLHTTAHWLADRLDRPSRVLPGLYFGRSGAAWALYEAARTLDDQGLADRALDHALHIPLDSHHPDLCHGLAGAGTAQLHLWRATGDKRFAARATECADRLLALDAPPATIDWPLGPEHRRELANATSYGFAHGLAGQAAFLLALGRELDLPGPVEIATAAGHALCAVAAPDGPAAEWPKGPRRTDRPGLDYWCHGAAGIGTFLIRLWQHTGEPAFRAHAERAGAAVHRDRWRLGPGNCHGASGNAELLLDLAEATGEEQHRERAAQTVDCLRVRAAHRDGRAVLPDDTLRELCASYHVGYSGALDFLLRLRHGGRRSWLVDARRPA from the coding sequence GTGACGCCGAGCTATCGCGAGATCGCCGCACGTGTCCTGAACGAGATGTCCACCGCCCCCGGCTGGCGGCTGCGCGAGGACGAGACCTGGTGCTTCGCCACCCCGCCCGACCGCCCGCGCCGGGCCCAGGGTTGGAAGCTGCACCTCTCCACCACCCCCGACTCCGCACCCCGGCTGCTCGCCGAGGCCACCCGGGTGCTGGTCGCGGCCGGCTGCGCGTTCAAGTTCGCCGTCACCCCGCAGGTGGCCGCCGAGCTCAACGGGGTGCGGGCCGTCCGCGGGCAGTCAGGCAAGTTCCTCACCGCGTACCCGGCCGAGGACGACCAACTGCGCCGGCTCGCCGACCAGCTCCACCGGGCCACCCTCGGCCTGGCCGGGGCCGCCATCCTCTCCGACCGCCGCTACCTGCCCGACAGCGCGGTGCACTACCGCTACGGCTGCTTCGCCCCGCCCCACGAGCTGAGCGACGAGGGCTTCTACGAGGGCCGGCTCCGTGCCCCCGACGGCAGTTCGGAGCCCGACCAGCGCAACCCCTGGTTCTCCCCGCCCGGTTGGGCTCCGCTGCCGTTCGAGCACCACGGCACCGCCGCGCGCCCCGGCGGCCCGGTCCGGCTGGCCGACCGCTACCTCGTCCACTCCGCCATCCGGCACTCCAACCGGGGCGGCGTCTACCGCGCCCGGGACGAACTCACCGGCGAGGAGGTGCTGTTGAAGGAGGCCCGCCCGCACGTGGGCGCCGAGCCCGGCGGCCGGGACGCCCGCAGCTGGCTGCGCCACGAGGCCGAGGTGCTGGCCGCGCTCGCGCCCCGCCGGGTCGCCCCCGCCCCGCGCGAGGTCTTCGAGAGCGGCGGGCACGTCTTCCTGGTCGAGGACTACATCGACGGCGTCAGCCTGCAGCGCTGGGCCGCCGACCGGGCCCGCCAGTGCGGCGGCCGGATCCCCGCCCCGGAGCTGCGCCGACTGGCCCTCGCCCTGGCCGGGTTGATCCACGAGGTGCACTCCGCCGGGTACGTGCTGCGCGACTTCAAGCCGGGCAACGTGGTGATGGCCGCCGACGGCACGCCCGTGCTGGTCGACCTGGAGGCCGCCGTCCGCCCCGGCGCCCCGGCCCGGGTCACCGGCACCCGCGGCTTCACCGACCCCGCCTACCTCGAAGCCGCCGACCGCGCCGCCACCCCGACGCCCCCGGCCCCCGGTCCGGAGGCCGACTGCTACGCCCTGGGCGCGACCCTGCTGCACGTGGCCACCGGCATCAACCCCGTGCTGGCCCCCGACACCCCGCCGTCCCGCCCCACCGCCGAACGCCTCGCCGCCCTGGTCCGCACCGCCACCCCCGCCTTCCCCGCCCTCCGCAGCCTCGGCCCGCTCATCCTCGGCCTCACCGCCGACCGCCCGACCCGCTGGACCCTCACCCAGGCCACCGCCCACCTGACCGCCACCCCCGTCCCGCGCCCCGCCCCGCCCTCCTCCACCGGCCTGCCCGCACTCCTCCACCACGCCGACCGCCTCCTCACCGACGGCCTCGCCGAGCTCGCCGCCACCCTCACCCCCGAGGCCGAGTACCTCTGGGCCCGTCCCCGGGCGCTGCCGCCCGGCGACCCCTGCAACGTCCAGATGGGCGCCGCCGGCATCCTCGCCGTGCTCGACCGGGCCGTCCGCTGCGGCCACACCGCCGCCGAACCGACCCTCCACACCACCGCCCACTGGCTCGCCGACCGCCTCGACCGCCCCAGCCGGGTCCTCCCCGGCCTCTACTTCGGCCGCTCCGGCGCCGCCTGGGCCCTGTACGAGGCCGCCCGCACCCTCGACGACCAGGGCCTCGCCGACCGCGCCCTCGACCACGCCCTCCACATCCCGCTCGACTCGCACCACCCCGACCTCTGCCATGGCCTGGCCGGCGCCGGCACCGCCCAACTGCACCTCTGGCGGGCCACCGGCGACAAGCGCTTCGCCGCCCGCGCCACCGAGTGCGCCGACCGCCTGCTCGCCCTGGACGCCCCACCCGCCACCATCGACTGGCCGCTCGGCCCCGAGCACCGCCGCGAACTGGCCAACGCCACCTCGTACGGCTTCGCCCACGGCCTGGCCGGCCAGGCCGCCTTCCTGCTCGCCCTCGGCCGCGAGCTCGACCTGCCGGGGCCGGTGGAGATCGCCACCGCCGCCGGCCACGCCCTCTGCGCGGTGGCCGCCCCGGACGGCCCGGCCGCCGAGTGGCCCAAGGGCCCCCGCCGCACGGACCGCCCGGGCCTGGACTACTGGTGCCACGGCGCCGCCGGCATCGGCACCTTCCTGATCCGCCTCTGGCAGCACACCGGCGAGCCCGCCTTCCGCGCCCACGCCGAACGCGCGGGCGCCGCCGTCCACCGCGACCGCTGGCGCCTCGGCCCGGGCAACTGCCACGGGGCCTCCGGCAACGCCGAGTTGCTGCTCGACCTGGCCGAGGCCACCGGTGAGGAGCAGCACCGCGAGCGGGCGGCCCAGACCGTCGACTGCCTCCGCGTCCGGGCCGCGCACCGGGACGGCCGCGCGGTGCTGCCGGACGACACCCTGCGTGAGCTGTGCGCGAGTTACCACGTCGGCTACTCCGGCGCGCTCGACTTCCTGCTCCGCCTCAGACACGGTGGCCGCCGCTCCTGGCTGGTCGACGCCCGTCGACCGGCCTGA
- a CDS encoding DJ-1/PfpI family protein has translation MRTVIPLFDRFTGLDAVGPYEMLAAVPGAEVVFAAAEAGPVRSDTGFLTLHAELPLRAVTSADLLLVPGGPGQAARMAYRPLLDWLRAIDATTTWTASVCTGSLLLAAAGLLTGRRATTHWLAKDQLAPLGAVPAAERVVFDGKYATAAGVSAGIDLALHLIGRTAGHEIARAVQLGTEYAPEPPYAAGTPETAPPALVTALRARRGTILGTADPAHRTG, from the coding sequence ATGCGCACCGTCATCCCGCTCTTCGACCGCTTCACCGGACTGGACGCCGTCGGCCCCTACGAGATGCTGGCCGCCGTGCCCGGCGCCGAGGTGGTCTTCGCCGCCGCCGAGGCCGGGCCGGTCCGCTCCGACACCGGCTTCCTCACCCTGCACGCCGAGCTGCCGCTGCGCGCCGTCACCTCGGCCGACCTGCTGCTCGTGCCGGGAGGCCCCGGCCAGGCCGCCCGAATGGCCTATCGGCCCCTGCTCGACTGGCTCCGCGCGATCGACGCCACCACCACCTGGACGGCCTCCGTCTGCACCGGCTCCCTCCTGCTCGCCGCGGCCGGCCTGCTCACCGGCCGCCGCGCCACCACCCACTGGCTCGCCAAGGACCAGCTGGCCCCGCTCGGCGCCGTCCCCGCCGCCGAGCGCGTGGTCTTCGACGGCAAGTACGCCACCGCCGCCGGCGTCTCGGCCGGCATCGACCTCGCCCTCCACCTGATCGGCCGTACGGCCGGCCACGAGATCGCCCGGGCCGTCCAGCTCGGCACCGAGTACGCGCCGGAGCCCCCGTACGCCGCCGGCACCCCGGAGACCGCTCCGCCCGCCCTGGTCACCGCCCTCCGCGCCCGGCGCGGGACCATCCTCGGCACGGCCGACCCCGCCCACCGAACCGGCTGA
- a CDS encoding APC family permease, which produces MAQTDQLVVSSDKSPTPAPTGGSKLRREVGLIGLLWASVGSIIGSGWLFGAKNAVVVAGPAAIISWGIGAVAIALLAFVHAELGGMFAAAGGTARYPHYTFGGWAGMSFGWFSWLQAATVAPIEVEAMIGYAGHWSFAQHFLHADGTLTPSGFAVAVLLMGVFVAVNFLGVRILALTNSIATWLKIAVPLGTIFILAVTNFHGSNFTSHGFAPFGAKGVLAAISTSGIIFALLGFEQAIQLSGESRNPKRDIPRAVLGSVTIGTLIYTLLQVVFIAALPAAAFAAGWDKLDFAGISGPFAGLATVVGLGWLAYVLYFDAIVSPGGTGLIYTTSTSRISYGLSKNGYAPQLFERTDRRGVPWFGLVMSFVTGVVCFLPFPSWQQLVSFITSASVLMYAGAPLAFGALRARLPERERSYRLPAGGVVAPLSFVVASLIIYWSGWDILMRLGFAILLGYLLLGGYAAYAIHKKLANAPRLDWKAARWLPVYLIGMGLISWQGGFGGTGHIPLWWDMALIAAFATAIYYWAVNSALSAEEIERNVDEVDVVDAGGH; this is translated from the coding sequence ATGGCTCAGACCGACCAGCTCGTCGTCTCGTCGGACAAATCGCCCACACCAGCCCCAACCGGGGGCAGCAAGCTCCGCCGCGAAGTCGGCCTGATCGGTCTGCTCTGGGCCTCCGTCGGCTCGATCATCGGGTCCGGCTGGCTGTTCGGCGCCAAGAACGCCGTCGTGGTCGCCGGCCCGGCCGCGATCATCTCCTGGGGCATCGGCGCCGTCGCCATCGCCCTGCTGGCCTTCGTGCACGCCGAGCTCGGCGGCATGTTCGCCGCCGCCGGCGGCACCGCCCGGTACCCGCACTACACCTTCGGTGGCTGGGCCGGCATGTCCTTCGGCTGGTTCTCCTGGCTGCAGGCGGCCACCGTGGCCCCGATCGAGGTCGAGGCGATGATCGGCTACGCCGGTCACTGGTCCTTCGCCCAGCACTTCCTGCACGCCGACGGCACCCTCACCCCCAGCGGGTTCGCCGTCGCCGTGCTGCTGATGGGCGTGTTCGTCGCGGTCAACTTCCTCGGCGTCCGGATCCTGGCCCTCACCAACTCGATCGCCACCTGGCTGAAGATCGCCGTCCCGCTCGGCACCATCTTCATCCTGGCCGTGACCAACTTCCACGGCTCCAACTTCACCTCGCACGGCTTCGCGCCGTTCGGCGCCAAGGGCGTGCTGGCCGCGATCAGCACCAGCGGCATCATCTTCGCGCTGCTCGGCTTCGAGCAGGCCATCCAGCTGAGCGGCGAGAGCCGCAACCCCAAGCGCGACATCCCGCGCGCGGTGCTCGGCTCGGTCACCATCGGCACCCTGATCTACACCCTGCTGCAGGTGGTCTTCATCGCCGCGCTGCCCGCCGCCGCCTTCGCGGCCGGCTGGGACAAGCTGGACTTCGCCGGCATCAGCGGCCCGTTCGCCGGTCTGGCCACCGTGGTCGGCCTCGGCTGGCTGGCGTACGTGCTGTACTTCGACGCCATCGTCTCCCCCGGCGGCACCGGCCTGATCTACACCACCTCCACCTCCCGGATCTCCTACGGCCTGAGCAAGAACGGCTACGCGCCGCAGCTCTTCGAGCGCACCGACCGCCGGGGCGTGCCGTGGTTCGGCCTGGTGATGTCCTTCGTCACCGGCGTGGTCTGCTTCCTGCCCTTCCCGAGCTGGCAGCAGCTGGTCTCCTTCATCACCTCCGCCTCGGTGCTGATGTACGCGGGCGCCCCGCTGGCCTTCGGCGCCCTGCGGGCCCGGCTGCCCGAGCGCGAGCGCTCCTACCGCCTGCCGGCCGGCGGCGTGGTGGCCCCGCTCTCCTTCGTGGTGGCCAGCCTGATCATCTACTGGTCCGGCTGGGACATCCTGATGCGCCTGGGCTTCGCGATCCTGCTCGGTTACCTACTGCTCGGCGGCTACGCGGCCTACGCAATCCACAAGAAGCTGGCGAACGCGCCCCGGCTGGACTGGAAGGCGGCCCGCTGGCTGCCGGTCTACCTGATCGGCATGGGCCTGATCTCCTGGCAGGGCGGCTTCGGCGGCACCGGCCACATCCCGCTCTGGTGGGACATGGCCCTGATCGCGGCCTTCGCCACCGCCATCTACTACTGGGCGGTCAACTCGGCCCTGTCGGCCGAGGAGATCGAGCGCAACGTCGACGAGGTCGACGTGGTGGACGCCGGCGGCCACTGA